In Macadamia integrifolia cultivar HAES 741 chromosome 13, SCU_Mint_v3, whole genome shotgun sequence, one DNA window encodes the following:
- the LOC122060137 gene encoding protein TIFY 5A-like, which yields MTLPFSARRNCNLDLMLTPAGMDSVPVTTDSGNNSMTHRSAETPQQRLTIFYNGQVSACDVTELQARAIICLARREMEEKMNTPRSESISPLQSQLHNPTGMSMKRSLQQFLQKRKNRIQSASPYNNQQKNKRDAWHLPLQCEE from the exons ATGACTCTCCCCTTCTCTGCAAGAAGGAACTGCAACCTTGATCTTATGCTTACTCCCGCCGGCATGGATTCTGTTCCGGTCACAACGGATTCCGGCAACAACTCCAT GACTCACAGATCAGCTGAAACCCCACAGCAACGACTCACCATTTTCTATAATGGGCAAGTTTCTGCATGCGATGTTACTGAGCTTCAG GCTAGAGCTATCATATGTTTGGCAAGACGAGAAATGGAGGAAAAGATGAACACACCACGATCGGAGTCTATTTCGCCATTGCAGTCTCAGCTTCATAATCCAACGGGTATGTCGATGAAGAGATCACTGCAACAGTTCCTCCAAAAGAGAAAGAATCGGATACAATCTGCTTCCCCTTACAACAACCAACAGAAGAATAAAAGGGATGCATGGCATCTTCCCCTTCAATGTGAAGAGTAA